In Musa acuminata AAA Group cultivar baxijiao chromosome BXJ2-8, Cavendish_Baxijiao_AAA, whole genome shotgun sequence, one genomic interval encodes:
- the LOC135619386 gene encoding transmembrane emp24 domain-containing protein p24delta3-like: protein MRLRDAVIRRPAVVALLLCNMLLAPGVTAVWLNLPASGTKCVSEEIQPNVVVLADYAVVHEGPADGLPIISAKVTSPYGNTLHHKEHVTAGQFAFTTTEAGNYLACFWIDSGDKGVGASVSLDWKIGIAAKDWDSVAKKDKIEGVELELTKLEAAVQAIHANLLYLKSREAEMREVSERTNARVAWFSIMSLSVCIVVSMLQLWHLKGYFQKKKLI, encoded by the exons ATGAGGCTGCGCGACGCGGTGATCCGGCGTCCCGCCGTGGTTGCGCTGCTCCTGTGTAATATGCTGTTGGCGCCGGGGGTGACCGCGGTGTGGCTGAACCTGCCGGCTTCGGGCACCAAGTGCGTCTCGGAGGAGATACAACCCAACGTGGTGGTGCTCGCCGACTATGCCGTCGTCCATGAGGGCCCGGCCGACGGCCTCCCCATCATCTCCGCCAAG GTTACATCACCTTATGGAAACACACTTCACCACAAAGAGCATGTTACAGCAGGTCAGTTTGCATTCACAACTACTGAAGCCGGCAACTACTTGGCATGTTTCTGGATAGATAGTGGTGATAAAGGTGTTGGAGCCAGTGTTAGCCTTGACTGGAAGATTGGAATTGCAGCGAAGGACTGGGATTCTGTTGCCAAAAAAGATAAGATTGAG GGCGTTGAGCTAGAGTTGACAAAATTAGAAGCAGCTGTGCAAGCAATCCATGCAAACCTGCTTTATCTTAAGTCCag GGAGGCAGAGATGAGGGAAGTAAGCGAGAGGACGAATGCAAGGGTTGCATGGTTTAGTATTATGTCCCTTAGTGTATGTATTGTGGTTTCCATGTTGCAGTTGTGGCACCTGAAGGGTTACTTTCAAAAGAAGAAACTTATCTAG